One Alkalicoccus halolimnae DNA segment encodes these proteins:
- a CDS encoding MurR/RpiR family transcriptional regulator — protein MSLEELINTCYDELNDNDMHILKYILNHKEACRDMGINDLAEASLASRSSIHRLTKKLRFSGYSEFKVFLKWEGAKEEETGNHMQQLETDIQATLKNLASLHFEPICEKLYGAGRIFIYGTGTAQLTCAREAQRLFALQQTFVTIIYDEVEFETMLKAMQPEDVVIIISLSGDTPSLLPHVQHLTARGITFISITNLKNNKLAQMSPFSIYAATSPSYTKNGEEIISFIPFTIALEALFRKYISYKEEQTEKN, from the coding sequence ATGTCACTCGAAGAACTGATTAACACCTGCTATGACGAACTGAACGACAATGACATGCACATTCTGAAATACATACTGAATCATAAAGAAGCGTGCAGGGATATGGGAATCAATGATCTGGCCGAGGCTTCGCTTGCTTCCCGCTCCTCAATTCACCGCCTCACAAAAAAGCTTCGATTCAGCGGTTACAGCGAGTTTAAAGTGTTTTTAAAATGGGAGGGCGCAAAAGAGGAAGAAACCGGCAATCACATGCAGCAGCTTGAAACCGATATACAGGCCACGCTGAAAAACCTCGCCTCCCTTCACTTTGAACCGATCTGCGAAAAGCTTTACGGAGCAGGACGTATTTTCATTTACGGTACCGGCACGGCCCAGCTGACCTGTGCCAGAGAAGCCCAGCGCCTGTTTGCCCTGCAGCAGACGTTCGTAACGATCATTTATGATGAGGTGGAATTTGAAACGATGCTGAAGGCGATGCAGCCGGAGGACGTGGTAATTATTATTTCCCTCTCCGGCGATACACCGAGCCTGCTACCCCACGTGCAGCATCTTACGGCACGGGGCATTACGTTCATTTCCATTACGAATTTAAAAAACAACAAGCTCGCCCAGATGTCCCCCTTCAGCATTTACGCTGCAACAAGCCCTTCCTATACGAAAAACGGCGAGGAAATCATTTCGTTTATTCCATTTACGATCGCCCTCGAGGCGCTTTTCCGCAAGTACATTTCGTACAAAGAAGAGCAGACAGAGAAAAACTGA